A region of uncultured Anaeromusa sp. DNA encodes the following proteins:
- the bioB gene encoding biotin synthase BioB, whose translation MKTTASEIIRLGEQVLAGWQLSGEAALALTRIDMTDVPLLAAYAHKVRQAFNGNHVDMCGVLSVRTGHCSEDCKFCSQSIYYRTEVAPHELLPLAQLVEEAKEAEKAGAKRISLVTSGKGMEEDADFEAIILRIQAIAAETKLQVCANLGTLNRQQAKQLRNAGVRRYAHNLETSERFYPDICTTHPYQERTATLAAAKEAGLELCSGGIIGLGEGWQDRIDLALALREFSVQSVPLNILNPIPGTPLGEQKPLPVLEILHTIALFRLLLPEPILRPAGGREINLRDMQGAAMLAGANGLIVGHYLTFSGRNTAADFQMVADAQLMS comes from the coding sequence ATGAAAACAACTGCATCAGAAATTATTCGTTTAGGGGAGCAGGTGCTGGCGGGGTGGCAATTGAGCGGCGAGGCAGCATTGGCTTTGACCCGGATTGACATGACCGATGTTCCGCTCCTTGCGGCGTATGCGCATAAAGTTCGACAAGCTTTTAATGGTAATCATGTGGACATGTGCGGTGTATTGAGTGTGCGCACAGGGCATTGTTCGGAAGACTGTAAGTTTTGCTCGCAGTCGATCTATTATCGTACCGAGGTAGCGCCGCATGAACTGTTGCCGTTAGCGCAATTAGTGGAGGAAGCCAAGGAAGCGGAAAAAGCGGGAGCCAAACGAATTAGCTTGGTCACTAGCGGCAAGGGCATGGAGGAAGATGCAGATTTTGAGGCTATCATATTGCGTATCCAGGCCATAGCTGCAGAAACAAAGCTGCAAGTGTGCGCTAATTTAGGAACCTTGAATCGGCAACAAGCAAAGCAGCTTCGTAATGCCGGCGTACGGCGTTACGCGCATAATTTGGAAACAAGCGAGCGCTTTTATCCAGATATTTGCACGACTCACCCTTATCAAGAGCGAACAGCCACGCTGGCGGCGGCGAAAGAAGCGGGGCTGGAGCTTTGCTCAGGCGGCATTATTGGCTTGGGAGAAGGCTGGCAGGACCGCATTGACTTAGCATTGGCTTTGCGTGAGTTTTCGGTGCAGTCAGTACCGCTCAATATTTTGAATCCGATTCCGGGAACGCCGTTGGGTGAACAGAAGCCACTACCGGTGTTGGAAATCTTACATACTATTGCGTTGTTTCGCTTGTTGCTGCCGGAGCCAATTTTGCGTCCTGCAGGGGGGCGTGAAATCAACTTGAGGGATATGCAAGGAGCGGCGATGTTGGCAGGGGCCAATGGCTTGATTGTGGGACATTATTTGACCTTTTCCGGGCGCAATACAGCCGCTGATTTTCAAATGGTGGCCGATGCGCAATTGATGTCGTGA